Proteins found in one Leishmania major strain Friedlin complete genome, chromosome 35 genomic segment:
- a CDS encoding conserved hypothetical protein (previous protein_id=AAZ14678.1): protein MDKIKEAFSRLDKFSLENANRLCTEVESIEEKLLGDAGDAERKNKLIDASLKHMRELTEVLVWMDSNRHEWFERLLERDVMNTLERLVTNGLMPSPVKLQSLQSVTFMLQNLSRTPSLYYLCSNNHINRMVAVEFDIHDDEFVSLYVSFLKSLALRCTPDTVPLFFEVQDRAFPLWDRAVRLLGSEDVMVRTAAKQIIVTIAQLQDTAVSAFIDASIADVFRSVLHFVSAQIVRLAARVPSWITLQWTESFSRASSDPSVAVFPSSEAAATPPSPATRAPLVVNTRVLTMQLEDVEDELLYINDLCRTPVSNAGAQAAAVTQRVLFPRFRGIIEDEVDSAGVAFASSAASVTCAKCAAPGAQPSDSYVPACVVLAFLFYWSQVNTDACVAAALVNFFLEPFNSSSGTSRFTVASMVLESTRVDLHEPVVAVCRYALSRTRPPPTSSVSPSPPLRFPSSLGHFFYAETPYQQTGMVLIGGPSSTIPPPKEKFVQKVWPSPRTDTPNAFVFLIPHVVAALYTQVKYFQATRLSCVTALLSLLLEVIPSAAPGKVDWANVYLEMMKLVQRLLLDCAKQYASVIQKTVQEQKDADRVVPLSRISFCDIESVDEETPLPIRDPYAPMFLKLKEAAMWMKTAEQAHSPLLETAVQPNSKKCLYLFFPSFPLLLSDECSLVLSAWPPLLPRSHQQPREAAQWTIAYHALQDSIVRAFDYSTRSPVSDAECELNLYLIFLLMRRAFACHIQGNGVDLLQTTLWQLSPQYTQSMHFILTNTTTELSVRCEIASEWHSDSQAPPIAPPGTPVCMVLPSAAAGTEGRELLFLEIPISVPERVRSQELLTGEYKRRVLWSLDLAFVGIAIHPQYPFKVVLSYQLPGNFARLHLVTTGAAMARMMVTDVEKAANECRQRGASFCFGIMNYRSALVND from the coding sequence ATGGACAAGATAAAGGAAGCGTTTAGCCGACTGGACAAGTTCTCCCTGGAGAATGCTAACCGGCTGTGCACGGAGGTCGAGAGTATTGAGGAAAAACTTCTTGGCGACGCAGGCGATGCCGAGCGCAAGAACAAGCTGATCGATGCCTCCCTTAAGCACATGCGGGAGCTCACCGAGGTGCTCGTCTGGATGGACAGCAACCGCCACGAGTGGTTTGAGCGGTTGCTGGAGCGTGACGTCATGAACACACTCGAGCGCCTCGTCACGAATGGTCTAATGCCGTCGCCTGTAAAACTGCAGAGCCTGCAGAGTGTCACGTTCATGCTGCAGAACCTGTCGCGGACGCCGTCGCTCTACTACCTCTGCAGCAACAACCACATCAATCGCATGGTCGCCGTCGAGTTCGACATCCACGATGACGAATTCGTCTCGCTATACGTGTCCTTCCTGAAGTCTTTAGCCCTGCGGTGTACACCCGACACAGTGCCGCTCTTCTTCGAAGTGCAAGACAGGGCCTTTCCGCTCTGGGATCGGGCTGTGAGGCTGCTGGGCTCGGAGGATGTCATggtgcgcaccgccgccaagcAGATCATCGTCACCATCGCACAGTTACAGGATACGGCGGTGTCTGCCTTCATAGATGCGTCCATCGCTGACGTCTTTCGAAGCGTATTGCACTTCGTGAGTGCGCAGATCGTGCGCCTTGCAGCGCGTGTTCCGTCCTGGATCACCCTACAATGGACGGAGAGTTTCTCACGCGCTTCCAGCGACCCCAGTGTGGCGGTTTTTCCCTCCTCGGAAGCTGCTgcgacaccgccgtcgcctgcCACTCGAGCCCCCCTAGTGGTGAACACTCGTGTGCTGACGATGCAActggaggacgtggaggacgAGCTGCTCTACATAAATGATCTTTGTCGCACGCCGGTGTCCAACGCGGGTGCgcaagcggcggcggtgacgcagCGAGTTCTCTTTCCACGCTTCCGCGGCATCATCGAGGATGAGGTGGATTCTGCCGGCGTCGCTTTTGCCTCCTCGGCAGCGAGTGTGACGTGTGCCAAGTGCGCAGCACCTGGTGCGCAACCCAGCGACTCGTatgtgcctgcgtgcgttGTGTTGGCGTTCCTCTTTTATTGGTCACAGGTGAACACCGACGCTtgcgttgccgccgcgtTAGTCAACTTCTTCTTGGAGCCGTTCAACTCATCCTCCGGGACCTCGCGCTTCACCGTGGCGTCCATGGTGTTGGAGTCCACACGTGTGGACCTGCATGAGCCGGTGGTGGCCGTCTGTCGGTACGCGCTTTCGCGGACAAGACCTCCGCCCACCTCATCGGTTTCGccttcgccaccgctgcggttCCCCAGCTCGCTTGGTCATTTCTTCTACGCCGAAACACCGTACCAGCAAACGGGGATGGTGCTGATCGGTGGTCCAAGCTCCACGATTCCGCCCCCAAAGGAGAAGTTCGTTCAGAAAGTGTGGCCATCGCCGCGGACCGACACCCCCAATGCGTTCGTGTTCCTCATACCCCACGTAGTCGCCGCGCTTTATACCCAAGTAAAGTACTTCCAGGCAACTCGACTCAGCTGCGTGACTGccttgctgtcgctgctgctcgaagTGATTCCGAGTGCGGCGCCGGGAAAGGTCGACTGGGCAAACGTGTACCTTGAGATGATGAAGCTGGTGCAGCGTCTGTTGCTGGACTGCGCGAAGCAGTACGCCTCGGTGATACAGAAGACGGTGCAGGAGCAGAAGGATGCGGACAGAGTCGTGCCGCTCTCTCGCATTTCCTTCTGCGACATCGAATCAGTGGACGAGGAGACACCGCTGCCGATCCGAGACCCCTACGCGCCAATGTTTCTGAAGCTGAAGGAAGCAGCAATGTGGATGAAGACGGCAGAGCAGGCGCattcgccgctgctggagacggcggtgcagcccaACAGCAAGAAGTGCCTGTACCTTTTTttcccctcctttcctcttcTGCTGTCGGATGAGTGCAGTCTCGTCCTGAgtgcgtggccgccgctcctccccAGATCTCACCAGCAGCCGCGTGAGGCGGCACAATGGACGATCGCATACCACGCTCTGCAGGACAGCATCGTGCGCGCCTTTGACTACTCAACTCGCTCACCGGTGTCGGATGCCGAGTGTGAGCTGAATCTGTATCTGATTTTTCTCTTGATGCGGCGTGCGTTTGCGTGTCACATCCAGGGGAACGGCGTCGACCTGCTGCAAACAACACTGTGGCAGCTTTCGCCTCAGTACACGCAATCGATGCACTTCATTTTGACTAACACAACCACGGAGCTCTCGGTTCGGTGCGAGATAGCCAGCGAGTGGCACTCGGACAGCCAAGCGCCTCCCATCGCACCACCGGGAACGCCGGTCTGCATGGTGCTTCCTTCGGCGGCCGCCGGtacggaggggagggagctACTTTTCTTGGAGATTCCCATCAGCGTTCCGGAGAGAGTGCGCTCGCAAGAGCTGCTAACAGGTGAGTACAAGCGGCGTGTCCTCTGGAGCTTAGATCTGGCCTTTGTGGGCATCGCTATCCACCCGCAGTACCCTTTCAAGGTTGTACTGTCCTACCAGCTTCCGGGGAACTTCGCGCGGCTACACCTCGTCACCACCggggcggcgatggcgcggatGATGGTGACGGACGTGGAGAAGGCGGCCAACGAGTGTCGCCAGCGTGGTGCATCTTTCTGCTTTGGCATAATGAACTACAGGAGTGCCCTCGTCAACGATTAA
- a CDS encoding conserved hypothetical protein (previous protein_id=AAZ14679.1), with protein sequence MKAATAFVMGDIVLPLPRTFSVFEDQLVLPDGITVRHGDDFNVTIISHFLVAVKPLSADEEIVVNFNLCFYDLLKPSMSPATPASEREETHTPNAKSAHTFQRPVVPGFRYLEEEAKQELYRFADEQVRQQAIDDGFLPRGSDEGQLTVVRAKAGEPVAVSTKEHEKGDVVFETTGVPLPFPIRSTVELPGDLHLRLTGGSEFLQHSCLPNVRLEIDGAHIRGIALRAIEAAEKLTYNYLTTEWEISKVFHCSCNVYCCYGLIKGFRFLDREQQEHLLPHCSPAVCEKHRSPLLSGATFGALNGRTALFTAAEGSLTSQRDLAAGTVLFEVCGTPQLQQNELVLERLRLSHSCDANTVLLNGRVVVSRPLSVGDAVTCNLNLLYYTLSPALPCACGSVNCTGHVDGFKALPVKTKQLWWSSASNAVRAAALEDGYEIVSSSTFADVRRTLAIGNATFASRNIAAGTRIFHVHGLVLPFPTVYTIYLGEGKHLLFADGAQCLAHSCDPNTRIVVNAETGSLDCFALRNIAADELISFNYLTTEWDMSEPFTCACGSSNCHGRIAGFRHVKREGQLKLWSTATRAVQSLFAQSIRLTASTLATLNSALVAPAGMSGALSLSQDLPSGTVLFEAAAGFAVEGDHVCFGDIFLAHSCNASAVLLEGRVVLSDACTAGTVVTLNVNQLCYKLAKPFACHCNGADCTHVVGGFAALSEKEKARILLCTAPDVRAEATAAGFRTPCPCPLVTVKANRAMGQATFAARSIPKGTRFFKVNGLVLPFPTVYTIQLERGRHLQFADGAECLAHSCAPNVRIMVDAESRSLDCLALRDIEEGELVAFNYLTTEWDLSSPFSCVCGADSACLGRIHGLKYLSGEQRQRLWWMLTPAMRQLADPSFNWRALSGAQLRTDQDGRVRAAKELREGLIILEALQVQLRVGYALVGGVQLRHSCVPTAAIVERRVIVIGTVCAQTEITLDLNCLAFTLAEPFTCTCAAAAAPHTVKGFAALSAAAQATRLILTEPSVRAAALRDGYEVPCSCPLVEVHANGEMGQATFAAVDIAAGSCFFQVKGLCIPYPTLYTIMLDEGRHLLFADGAQCLAHSCDPNVRVRVDAMNNMLECQALRPIKAGELIAFNYNATEWDMNTPFRCLCSSPQCLYEIRGFKHLSQAQRALLQRQATPAIKALASAYVDVQLPAALLRAAPDGRLKSARAVAKGDILLEVMYLDVQPNQICVGCHYVVPHDADRYNCVLVEGRLIASRPVAADEQLSVNMNFFVYDMTEIFPHTFDDACKGFKFMDESVKQECLYLCEPPVRAHAMWDGWIVKSSQDALVVRPNGDMGQTAYACKDIPAGTRLFHCTGLVIPFPTMYTICVGVHRHLLFGDAAECIAHHCDPNVEVRVGESGEGTFDFVTIRDIARDEMIAFNYTTTEWDMNTPFVCLCGSPKCAGTIQGFKHLQEAEQQRLWPITSKVVKDQWKLYTASA encoded by the coding sequence atGAAGGCCGCCACTGCATTCGTCATGGGGGACATTGTCCTGCCCCTGCCTCGCACATTCTCTGTTTTCGAGGAtcagctggtgctgccggacGGCATCACGGTGCGCCACGGCGATGATTTCAATGTCACCATCATCAGCCACTTCCTCGTCGCCGTGAAGCCGTTAAGCGCCGATGAGGAGATCGTCGTAAACTTCAACTTGTGCTTCTATGACCTTCTCAAGCCGAGCATGTCGCCAGCAACGCcggcgagcgagagggaagagacacacacgccgaacGCGAAGTCAGCACACACCTTCCAGCGCCCCGTTGTGCCAGGCTTCCGCTATCTCGAGGAGGAAGCCAAGCAGGAGCTGTACCGCTTCGCCGATGAGCaggtgcggcagcaggccATCGACGACGGCTTCCTCCCGCGCGGTAGCGACGAGGGCCAGCTGACGGTGGTGCGGGCGAAGGCTGGCGAACCGGTGGCGGTCAGCACCAAAGAACACGAAAAAGGTGACGTCGTCTTCGAGACGActggcgtgccgctgccattCCCGATTCGCAGCACTGTCGAGCTCCCGGGCGACCTGCATCTGCGGCTGACAGGCGGCTCCGAGTTTCTGCAGCACTCCTGTCTCCCGAACGTTCGCCTCGAGATCGACGGCGCGCACATTCGCGGCATAGCCCTGCGCGCCATCGAGGCAGCCGAAAAGCTGACCTACAACTACCTCACAACGGAATGGGAAATCAGCAAGGTGTTTCACTGCTCCTGCAACGTGTACTGCTGCTACGGCTTGATCAAGGGATTCCGCTTCCTCGATcgcgagcagcaggagcacctgctgccgcactgcaGCCCCGCCGTGTGCGAAAAACAccgctcgccgctgctctcggGAGCTACTTTTGGCGCCTTGAATGGCAGAACAGCGCTGTTCACGGCGGCAGAGGGCTCCCTGACCTCACAGCGCGATCTTGCGGCGGGCACGGTGCTGTTCGAGGTCTGTGGCAccccgcagctgcagcaaaACGAGCTGGTGCTtgagcggctgcgcctgTCGCACTCGTGTGATGCGAACACCGTCCTCTTGAacggccgcgtcgtcgtgTCTCGCCCGCTCtccgtcggcgacgcggtcACTTGCAACCTGAACCTCCTCTACTACACGCTCTCGCCAGCCCTGCCGTGTGCCTGCGGCTCGGTCAACTGCACCGGTCACGTCGACGGCTTCAAGGCGCTTCCCGTCAAGACGAAGCAATTGTGGTGGAGCTCGGCTTCAAATGCGGtgcgggcggcagcgctcgaGGACGGTTACGAGATCGTCTCGTCTAGCACCTTCGCAGACGTGCGGCGCACGCTAGCCATTGGCAACGCCACATTCGCAAGCCGCAACATCGCGGCCGGCACGCGTATCTTCCACGTCCACGGGCTGGTGCTGCCCTTCCCCACTGTGTACACTATCTACCTCGGTGAAGGGAAGCACCTGCTCTTTGCAGACGGGGCGCAGTGCCTCGCACACAGCTGCGACCCGAACACGCGCATTGTTGTGAATGCCGAAACAGGCAGCCTCGACTGCTTCGCGCTGCGCAATATCGCTGCGGACGAGCTGATCTCCTTCAACTACCTGACGACGGAGTGGGACATGAGTGAGCCATTCACCTGTGCatgtggcagcagcaactgcCATGGCCGCATCGCCGGCTTCCGTCACGTGAAGCGGGAGGGTCAGCTGAAGCTCTGGAGCACGGCAACCCGAGCTGTGCAGTCCCTCTTCGCACAGAGCATTCGGCTGACGGCAAGCACCCTGGCCACGCTCAACAGCGCGCTTGTGGCCCCGGCCGGCATGAGCggcgctctctcgctctctcagGACCTACCATCGGGCACGGTGCTCttcgaggcggcggcgggcttCGCCGTGGAAGGCGATCACGTCTGCTTCGGCGACATCTTTCTCGCCCACTCCTGCAACGCCTCGGCCGTTCTTTTGGAGGGCCGCGTTGTGTTGAGCGATGCTTGCACGgccggcaccgtcgtcaCCCTGAACGTGAATCAGCTGTGCTACAAGCTGGCAAAGCCCTTCGCATGCCACTGTAATGGAGCCGACTGCACGCACGTCGTCGGAGGCTTCGCCGCGCTGtcagaaaaggaaaaggcgCGCATTCTGCTGTGCACGGCGCCAGACGTGCGCGCAGAGGCGACTGCTGCCGGCTTCAGGACCCCCTGCCCGTGCCCCTTGGTGACGGTGAAGGCGAACAGGGCGATGGGGCAGGCCACCTTTGCGGCACGCAGCATTCCTAAAGGCACCCGCTTCTTCAAGGTGAACGGGCTTGTATTGCCCTTTCCGACTGTGTACACCATCCAGCTGgagcgcggccgccacctgcaGTTTGCCGACGGTGCAGAGTGCCTTGCGCACAGCTGTGCACCAAACGTGCGTATCATGGTCGACGCAGAGAGCCGCTCGCTCGActgcctcgccctccgcGACATTGAGGAGGGGGAGTTGGTCGCCTTCAACTACTTGACGACGGAGTGGGACCTGAGTAGCCCGttctcgtgcgtgtgtggcgctgaCAGTGCCTGCCTCGGGCGCATTCACGGCCTGAAGTACCTCTCcggggagcagcggcagcgactgtGGTGGATGCTGACCCCAGCAATGCGCCAGCTGGCAGATCCGTCATTCAACTGGAGGGCGCTCTccggtgcgcagctgcgcactgACCAAGAcggacgtgtgcgcgccgcgAAGGAGCTGAGGGAGGGACTCATTATTTTGGAGGCTTTGCAGGTGCAACTGCGAGTCGGCTACGCGCTTGTGGGTGGTGTGCAGCTGAGACACAGCTGCGTGCCGACGGCCGCGATTGTGGAAAGGCGTGTGATCGTGATCGGGACGGTCTGTGCCCAGACGGAGATCACGCTGGATCTGAACTGTCTGGCCTTCACCCTGGCGGAGCCGttcacgtgcacgtgcgccgccgccgcggccccgcACACGGTGAAGGGCTTTGCCGCTCtgtccgcggcggcgcaggcgacaCGGCTGATTCTCACGGAGCCATCAGTGCGTGCGGCGGCTCTGCGGGATGGCTACGAAGTCCCGTGCAGCTGTCCGCTTGTGGAGGTGCACGCGAACGGCGAAATGGGTCAAGCCACGTTTGCTGCTGTCGACATCGCAGCAGGCAGCTGTTTCTTCCAAGTGAAGGGGCTGTGCATCCCGTATCCGACCCTGTACACCATCATGTTGGACGAGGGTCGCCACCTGCTCTTTGCGGATGGGGCGCAGTGCCTCGCGCACAGCTGCGACCCCAACGTGCGCGTTCGTGTCGACGCAATGAACAACATGCTCGAGTgccaggcgctgcggccgatCAAGGCTGGCGAGCTCATCGCCTTCAACTATAACGCGACGGAGTGGGACATGAACACGCCGTTTCGCTGCCTGTGCAGCTCGCCGCAGTGCTTGTACGAGATTCGTGGCTTCAAGCACCTTTCCCAGGCTCAGCGCGCGTTGCTCCAGCGGCAGGCGACACCGGCTATCAAGGCTCTGGCCTCTGCTTACGTGGACGTGCAGCtgcccgcggcgctgctgcgtgcggcgccggACGGCCGCCTCAAgtctgcgcgtgcggtgGCGAAAGGCGACATCCTACTGGAGGTAATGTACCTGGATGTGCAGCCGAATCAGATATGTGTTGGGTGTCACTACGTGGTGCCGCACGACGCTGACCGGTACAACTGTGTACTGGTCGAAGGGCGCCTCATTGCCAGCCGCCCCGTGGCTGCCGACGAGCAGCTCTCGGTGAACATGAACTTCTTCGTGTACGATATGACGGAGATTTTCCCGCACACATTCGACGACGCCTGTAAGGGCTTCAAGTTCATGGACGAGTCAGTCAAGCAGGAGTGTCTCTACCTCTGCGAGCCACCGGTGCGTGCTCACGCAATGTGGGACGGCTGGATTGTGAAGAGTTCGCAGGACGCTCTTGTGGTGCGGCCCAACGGCGACATGGGCCAGACCGCCTACGCGTGCAAAGACATCCCAGCTGGGACAAGGCTGTTCCACTGCACCGGACTTGTGATACCCTTTCCCACCATGTACACCATCTGTGTTGGCGTTCATCGGCACCTGCTcttcggcgacgctgcggagTGTATCGCCCATCATTGCGATCCGAATGTCGAGGTGCGCGTCGGCGAGTCTGGCGAGGGCACCTTTGACTTTGTGACGATCCGCGACATCGCGAGGGATGAGATGATCGCCTTCAACTACACGACAACGGAATGGGACATGAACACGCCATTTGTGTGCCTCTGCGGCTCGCCCAAGTGTGCCGGGACGATTCAGGGCTTCAAGCACCTCCAGGaagctgagcagcagcggctgtggcCAATCACATCGAAGGTGGTGAAGGATCAGTGGAAGCTGTACACCGCGTCCGCCTAG
- a CDS encoding conserved hypothetical protein (previous protein_id=AAZ14680.1): MSRAVKPVKQVTFGPVTHFSAPLIEASQGSDAPEKSRFVDAPALRPRVSRPATVAIVASGTTPHVQNEVNGLLGTGELEKYAVQPTLFLGSAVEEPHAALSSVQQAANVATDDNWEGGDTQDWTPVSHPRAIPATSPVARQGPSEDDTYDTPVESRPVTRCHLTGAARLEGAGTREPPPSILEKSPTLSQLVSAVDDILGGPQRTSRSPLAASSSAVALRGSCYSTDAAAEQLCTTNSCPPTPMSPAKVQKTDAHDTSEASRCSDPLLVARCMLYHREGDESITASGSTCRASQCNTESTAALTVPHNTSDKVHPSFCVFCGIGANCGHADETLSLCFSDGIVYHTACALWCPEVFYDIELGRLKGIAEAAHRARLIKCAWCRQPGAGAGCACPTCQLSFHVPCAVKARASINVQAFVLYCPAHRSATVSRSAGDVLGPPGGEAALKRTKAE; encoded by the coding sequence ATGTCGAGGGCAGTCAAACCAGTGAAGCAAGTGACCTTTGGCCCAGTCACACACTTCTCTGCCCCTCTCATAGAAGCCTCCCAAGGCTCAGACGCACCTGAAAAGAGCCGTTTCGTAGatgcgccggcgctgcgcccgCGCGTGTCGAGGCCGGCGACAGTGGCGATCGTCGCTTCCGGGACGACGCCGCACGTACAGAATGAAGTGAACGGGCTCCTCGGGACCGGAGAGCTGGAAAAGTACGCGGTGCAGCCAACGCTGTTCCTCGGCTCAGCCGTGGAAGAACCCCACGCAGCACTGTCGTCTGTTCAGCAGGCCGCTAATGTCGCCACTGACGACAACTGGGAGGGAGGCGACACGCAGGACTGGACACCGGTGTCACATCCGCGTGCGATCCCCGCGACCTCACCGGTGGCTCGGCAGGGGCCGTCCGAAGATGACACGTACGACACACCGGTGGAGAGCAGGCCTGTCACACGGTGCCATCTGACGGGTGCGGCAAGGTTAGAGGGTGCGGGGACCCGCGAACCGCCACCGTCGATTTTGGAAAAGTCGCCTACGCTTTCACAGCTGGTGTCCGCAGTGGACGACATCCTTGGCGGCCCCCAGCGCACCTCACGGAGTCCTTTGGCtgcttcctcctctgccgttgCTCTTCGAGGCAGCTGCTATTCAAcggacgccgcagcggaaCAATTATGCACGACGAACTCTTGTCCGCCGACGCCAATGAGTCCGGCAAAGGTGCAAAAGACGGACGCACATGACACGAGCGAAGCCAGCAGATGCTCCGACCCACTGCTCGTGGCAAGGTGCATGCTCTACCACCGGGAAGGAGACGAGAGCATCACCGCAAGCGGGTCCACCTGCCGTGCCTCCCAGTGCAACACCGAGTCGACCGCGGCGCTGACTGTGCCCCATAACACAAGTGACAAGGTGCACCCGTCCTTCTGCGTCTTCTGCGGCATCGGTGCGAACTGCGGGCATGCTGACGAGACACTTTCACTCTGCTTCTCTGACGGCATCGTGTATCACACGGCGTGTGCCCTTTGGTGTCCAGAGGTCTTCTACGACATCGAACTCGGCAGACTGAAAGGCATtgcagaggcggcacacCGAGCTCGCCTTATCAAgtgcgcgtggtgccgcCAACCAGGAGCGGGGGCCGGCTGCGCCTGCCCAACGTGTCAGCTGAGCTTTCACGTCCCTTGCGCGGTAAAAGCTCGGGCGTCGATTAATGTGCAGGCGTTTGTGCTCTACTGTCCAGCCCACAGATCAGCCACCGTCAGCAGAAGTGCGGGAGATGTGCTCGGGCCCCcaggcggcgaggcggctcTGAAAAGGACGAAGGCTGAATAG
- a CDS encoding conserved hypothetical protein (previous protein_id=AAZ14681.1) has product MKMLCASDLNAVVGSAVGDGVLMVLLLDASGNAIATAFAGTAAQKDIMYAPVVAATANMWRAYARSDLAVNKLNLELETESLEQMMVIFPDKKICAMSVADTAVVSLVSVDNSVTEGFLKLKTAALQRKLDRLLRPVMAV; this is encoded by the coding sequence ATGAAGATGCTATGCGCATCTGACCTCAACGCCGTCgtgggcagcgccgtcggcgacggcgttctCATGGTGCTGTTGCTGGACGCCTCCGGCAACGCCATTGCGACCGCTTTTGCcggcacagcggcgcagaaggATATAATGTACGCGCCAGTGGTCGCAGCCACGGCAAACATGTGGCGCGCATACGCTCGCAGCGACCTAGCAGTGAACAAGCTCAACCTGGAGCTGGAGACCGAATCGCTCGAGCAGATGATGGTGATCTTCCCGGACAAGAAGATCTGCGCCATGTCTGTGGCGGACACGGCAGTTGTGTCGCTCGTGTCGGTGGACAACTCTGTAACCGAGGGCTTTCTCAAGCTCAAGACGGCTGCACTTCAACGTAAGCTAGACCGACTTCTGCGGCCCGTTATGGCCGTGTAG
- a CDS encoding conserved hypothetical protein (previous protein_id=AAZ14682.1), producing MGQTPVITCRCYHSDPAASAVNSVPGVLAPPQGAPQPYLDFMERLWNSKWFGTVDESAAAAARAHIASADPSLFTQLFISCQQALGMEAGTLLFLAGALTRLCTLFFSLYGERAGERMRLALPELTKPQEDFNRVYFNDLASAMEVQIAASVLKSHRRAVFGKYHTSNLKCIASVGMAPVIMTGLYQVSTLCENTSLDVGTSSYLWCTALTLPDPFLVLPILTCVITLLNFELSLSKEIKTGWMRNVIWGARLGCLCVIPVLSSFRSGVCLYLVGMNAMGLLQPLLLRSAVIRRWFGFPSAEQIAAATPRRSATVPGTAVSGRAATLRERIVAAVALTENPAAAGVTVNASDAAADVLRASMTAQFPYLSHLLNPQVDEYQDLFAKAPTKQSKPDFCGRAHGASSSNRLQGQQCTAFAYSGAAPAHGSRYARGANSLMQETPLHRQAPSSSHVSPHENGGAGDNSGAAASAGETSGAASTAAAKRPPKPKGSAFASSGWKSTQLSFSESDFIPTYSNGTPSHPSSPSSRPHK from the coding sequence ATGGGGCAAACCCCAGTCATCACCTGTCGGTGCTACCATAGCGACCCTGCCGCTTCAGCAGTGAACTCTGTCCCCGGCGTTCTGGCGCCGCCTCAAGGCGCTCCCCAGCCGTATCTAGACTTCATGGAACGCCTGTGGAACAGCAAGTGGTTCGGCACGGTGGATGAgagcgcggccgcggctgcgaggGCACACATCGCCTCCGCTGACCCTTCTCTGTTTACGCAGCTGTTTATCTCATGTCAGCAGGCGCTAGGCATGGAGGCGGGCACGCTCCTTTTTCTCGCTGGCGCCCTCACACGCCTGTGcaccctcttcttctcgctcTACGGAGAGCGAGCGGGGGAGCGGATGCGGCTGGCTCTGCCGGAGCTGACGAAACCTCAAGAGGACTTCAATCGCGTCTACTTCAATGACTTGGCCTCCGCCATGGAAGTGCAGATCGCGGCGAGCGTGCTCAAGAGCCACCGTCGCGCGGTGTTTGGCAAATATCACACCTCGAACCTCAAGTGCATTGCATCTGTTGGCATGGCGCCAGTAATCATGACGGGGCTCTATCAAGTCTCCACGCTGTGCGAGAATACCTCCCTCGACGTGGGAACCTCCTCGTACCTGTGGTGCACTGCCCTGACGCTACCTGACCCGTTTCTCGTGCTTCCCATTCTCACGTGTGTCATCACGCTGCTCAACTTCGAGCTCTCCTTATCGAAAGAGATCAAGACAGGCTGGATGCGAAACGTGATTTGGGGCGCGCGGCTGGGGTGCCTGTGCGTCATTCCCGTTCTGTCGTCATTCCGCTCTGGGGTGTGTCTCTACCTAGTTGGCATGAATGCGATGGGCCTGCTGCAACCGCTGCTCTTGCGCTCTGCCGTCATTCGGCGCTGGTTCGGCTTCCCCTCGGCAGAGCAGATAGCCGCCGCAACGCCTCGCCGAAGCGCAACGGTGCCTGGGACTGCGGTCAGCGGTCGCGCGGCAACACTACGAGAGCGTATTgtggcggctgtggcgctgaCAGAGAAtccggcggctgccggcgtgACCGTGAACGCCAGTGATGCAGCGGCGGATGTATTGAGGGCGAGTATGACCGCTCAGTTTCCCTATCTCAGCCATCTACTGAACCCGCAAGTCGACGAGTATCAAGACCTTTTTGCCAAGGCCCCTACTAAGCAGTCAAAGCCAGACTTCTGTGGTCGTGCCCACGGTGCATCGTCTTCTAACCGCTTGCAGGGGCAGCAGTGCACAGCTTTTGCGTACTccggcgctgctcctgccCATGGCAGCCGCTATGCACGAGGTGCAAACTCGCTCATGCAAGAAACGCCCCTGCATCGTCAGGCACCGTCATCTAGCCACGTATCGCCACACGAAaacggcggagctggagacaatagcggtgctgctgcgtctgctgGGGAGACGTCTGGTGCCGCATcaaccgctgctgcgaaaCGCCCACCGAAGCCGAAAGGGTCGGCGTTCGCGTCGAGTGGGTGGAAGAGTACACAGCTGTCATTCTCGGAGTCGGACTTTATCCCGACCTACTCAAACGGAACTCCCTCACACCCTtcgtcgccatcgtcgcGGCCGCACAAGTGA